A genomic segment from Bradyrhizobium sp. ISRA430 encodes:
- a CDS encoding LysR family transcriptional regulator: MSDTQSNNIPSVRLTRIELHHLRFAIAAADCGSFRQAAELLSVQHSVLSRAISYLEHSIGSPLFARSSSGVSLTPAGQNVLQTARMILEQIDALFIAAKFNSRREGGYLSVGFLTSISAGNLRATLLDFKRRYPEVELAMLERSRTRLTTALRNGTLDVLIVTGEIPSLNGKIQPLWTERILVSLPKDHPLAARNVVYWTDLRNENVLLDQNEMGRELEALLMSKLVSSEERPRIERHNVSRSTIKNLVSMGFGISLVMESEIGATLTSVVYRELRDGAGPSRIDFSAYWRADNENPALGRFLKLLAERYPSPNSGE; encoded by the coding sequence GTGAGCGATACTCAGTCGAACAATATCCCATCCGTCCGACTAACCAGGATCGAGTTACACCATCTGCGGTTCGCAATTGCTGCGGCCGATTGCGGCAGTTTCCGACAAGCTGCAGAATTGCTCTCTGTTCAACATTCTGTGCTCAGCCGAGCAATCAGTTACCTTGAACATTCAATCGGCTCTCCGTTATTTGCACGCTCAAGCAGCGGCGTCAGTTTGACGCCTGCTGGACAAAATGTACTGCAAACGGCCAGAATGATCCTCGAGCAAATTGATGCGCTCTTCATTGCTGCAAAGTTCAATAGTAGACGTGAAGGAGGCTATCTTTCCGTCGGCTTCTTGACTTCGATCTCGGCGGGCAATTTGCGGGCCACACTGCTTGATTTCAAAAGGCGATATCCCGAAGTTGAACTGGCAATGCTGGAACGATCCCGGACTCGTCTGACGACCGCTCTCCGGAACGGAACACTGGATGTTCTCATAGTCACGGGCGAAATACCTTCATTGAACGGTAAGATCCAGCCGCTTTGGACCGAACGGATCCTGGTCTCGCTGCCAAAGGATCATCCGCTGGCGGCTCGCAATGTGGTTTATTGGACTGATCTTCGGAATGAGAACGTATTGCTAGATCAGAATGAGATGGGGCGCGAGCTTGAGGCCCTGCTGATGTCGAAACTTGTTTCTTCCGAGGAGCGCCCCCGGATCGAACGCCACAACGTAAGCCGAAGCACCATCAAGAACCTGGTCAGCATGGGGTTTGGGATCAGCCTTGTCATGGAATCTGAAATCGGAGCAACCCTCACTAGCGTCGTCTATCGCGAATTGCGGGATGGGGCTGGTCCAAGCCGGATAGATTTTTCTGCGTACTGGCGTGCTGACAATGAAAACCCGGCATTGGGTCGCTTCCTGAAGCTTTTGGCCGAACGGTACCCTTCGCCGAACTCAGGCGAATGA
- a CDS encoding acyl-homoserine-lactone synthase produces the protein MMQLITPDHYGTFVEEIAEMHRLRYRVFKERLGWDVHVSGDMEIDEFDALHPVYLIQRGNERIQGCVRLLPSTGPTMLRDAFPVLLDENSFQASPTIWESSRFALDIGNDSSRDAVHGLATETYELFAGMIEFGLSRQLTNIVTVTDARMERILRRAGWPLRRIGEARRIGSTLAVAGYLDISTESLAHVWSAGKFRTPVLWKPVMAAA, from the coding sequence ATGATGCAACTTATTACGCCCGATCACTACGGCACCTTCGTCGAGGAAATCGCCGAGATGCACAGGCTAAGATACCGAGTGTTCAAGGAACGACTCGGGTGGGATGTTCATGTCAGCGGCGATATGGAAATCGATGAATTCGACGCGCTTCATCCGGTTTACCTCATCCAGCGAGGTAACGAACGCATTCAAGGCTGCGTACGGCTGCTCCCATCCACTGGCCCGACAATGCTTCGAGACGCGTTTCCTGTATTGCTGGACGAGAATTCCTTCCAAGCCAGCCCCACGATATGGGAAAGCAGTCGGTTTGCGCTTGATATTGGCAACGACAGTAGCCGAGACGCTGTTCACGGATTGGCAACTGAAACATACGAACTTTTCGCCGGCATGATTGAGTTTGGCCTATCACGCCAATTAACCAATATCGTGACAGTCACCGATGCCCGGATGGAGCGGATCTTGCGGCGTGCCGGTTGGCCCCTCAGACGAATTGGAGAGGCTCGGAGGATTGGAAGTACCCTAGCGGTTGCAGGCTATCTCGATATTTCAACAGAAAGTCTGGCACATGTCTGGAGCGCTGGAAAGTTTCGAACGCCGGTGCTTTGGAAACCCGTGATGGCAGCGGCTTAG
- a CDS encoding LuxR family transcriptional regulator, translating into MEGKMRRLFQSFVDGLADSKDSDSLQQSMTEIATALDLCCFAYLSLPSAPKAEPLLISTYPSSWTAHYLRNHYERFDPVIVQALRYPQPFEWGVGVRSPAYSELERGLFEEAAKFGIRHGFTIPVHDSKGAVAALTFAADEQRARFKRTIDEHASVLQLMAMYFHAHARRKFLADDFPSIAGLSPREIECLKWAAQGKSAWETGRILGISRHTVAFHLDNAKTKLGVRSTIQAVACLTTSKLTI; encoded by the coding sequence ATGGAAGGCAAGATGCGCCGTCTATTTCAATCCTTTGTTGATGGCCTGGCGGACAGCAAAGACTCAGATTCTCTCCAACAAAGCATGACTGAGATTGCCACCGCACTTGATCTATGCTGCTTTGCTTATCTCTCCTTACCAAGTGCCCCGAAGGCGGAACCACTCCTCATCTCTACTTATCCTTCCAGCTGGACAGCCCATTATTTGCGCAACCACTATGAGCGGTTCGATCCGGTGATCGTTCAAGCACTCCGCTATCCTCAACCATTTGAATGGGGTGTCGGAGTTAGATCCCCAGCATATTCCGAATTAGAACGTGGGTTATTTGAGGAGGCCGCCAAATTCGGCATCAGGCACGGATTCACCATTCCGGTTCACGACAGCAAGGGCGCTGTGGCTGCCCTGACGTTTGCCGCCGATGAACAGCGAGCTCGGTTCAAACGTACGATAGACGAACACGCTAGCGTTCTTCAGTTGATGGCGATGTATTTTCACGCGCATGCCCGCCGCAAATTCCTAGCGGACGATTTCCCCAGTATCGCCGGATTATCACCGCGTGAGATCGAGTGTCTTAAATGGGCTGCGCAGGGTAAATCGGCATGGGAAACAGGTCGTATCCTAGGCATCTCGCGCCATACGGTAGCTTTCCACCTTGACAACGCCAAGACAAAACTTGGCGTGCGCTCGACCATCCAGGCAGTTGCTTGTCTGACCACATCGAAACTGACCATATAA
- a CDS encoding sigma-70 family RNA polymerase sigma factor — protein sequence MIVEPQLVEAACRGDTAAVERLLVICQPDLRRFARRACSTGEDAEDAVQIALWQLYRKIGALRTAATFASWLFKIVERECYRLFRARTKIQTIDESLDNVAIQDPFPVELRNDLVAAIAQLPEPYRKILILRDIDELTAPEAAEQLGISVEAAKSRLHRARMMVRESLLGGGYLAVRSQELTAPPPHYD from the coding sequence ATGATTGTCGAGCCACAACTGGTTGAGGCTGCCTGCCGTGGAGATACTGCGGCCGTCGAGCGGCTTCTGGTCATCTGCCAGCCCGATCTGAGGCGGTTCGCGCGACGGGCATGCTCGACCGGCGAAGATGCGGAAGATGCAGTGCAAATAGCCCTCTGGCAGCTATATCGAAAGATCGGCGCGCTCCGGACGGCGGCCACGTTCGCCTCCTGGCTCTTCAAGATCGTTGAGCGGGAGTGCTACCGGTTGTTCCGTGCACGGACCAAGATACAGACCATCGATGAGTCGCTCGACAACGTCGCTATTCAGGATCCATTCCCGGTCGAGTTGCGTAACGACTTGGTCGCCGCCATCGCGCAGCTTCCAGAGCCGTACCGCAAGATCCTCATCCTGCGCGATATCGACGAATTGACAGCTCCGGAAGCCGCCGAACAGCTCGGAATCTCGGTTGAGGCAGCGAAGAGCCGCCTGCATCGTGCCCGAATGATGGTGCGCGAGAGTCTGCTGGGCGGCGGATATCTAGCAGTTCGTAGTCAGGAGCTTACTGCACCGCCTCCCCACTATGATTGA
- a CDS encoding DUF2892 domain-containing protein yields MMYLKRNLPGWERAIRGGMGVGLAVLSYTYGATPWTWIGIAAGAMMIGTGFIGFCPMCAMVGRKSIEKQ; encoded by the coding sequence ATGATGTATTTGAAACGTAACCTCCCCGGATGGGAGAGAGCAATTCGAGGCGGGATGGGTGTGGGGCTTGCTGTTCTTTCTTATACTTACGGAGCGACGCCTTGGACATGGATCGGCATCGCGGCGGGCGCCATGATGATCGGCACGGGCTTCATCGGCTTTTGTCCAATGTGCGCTATGGTCGGGCGCAAGTCGATTGAAAAGCAATGA
- a CDS encoding carboxymuconolactone decarboxylase family protein, with the protein MADYQRHEDLAKIPEVLKLADKEGQAFMAFNHAAERDGGLIPRKYRELISIAVALTTQCSYCIDVHTRNARENGVSKEELAEVAFVAAAVRAGGTLGHSLLALRLFEDESSSAST; encoded by the coding sequence TTGGCTGACTATCAGAGACATGAAGACCTCGCGAAAATACCGGAAGTGCTCAAGTTAGCGGATAAGGAAGGCCAGGCCTTTATGGCTTTCAATCATGCCGCTGAGCGTGATGGTGGTTTGATTCCTCGCAAGTATAGAGAGCTGATCTCAATTGCGGTCGCCCTCACAACCCAGTGCTCCTATTGTATTGATGTGCACACACGAAACGCTCGTGAGAATGGCGTGTCGAAGGAAGAGTTGGCAGAGGTGGCGTTCGTCGCTGCGGCTGTTCGCGCTGGTGGCACCTTGGGACATTCGCTCTTAGCGCTCCGCCTCTTTGAGGACGAGTCCAGCTCTGCCTCGACATGA
- a CDS encoding MBL fold metallo-hydrolase: MITLRPVDSLEICVLVDNATDILSSPGPSASSELSGHLRRGLRKLGGNCLCCAAHGFSCAVTVQKGLERRTVLFDTGPEPLILMNNVGRLGLDFGTIDAIVLSHGHFDHVGAVLAAISAIRSRSGGASLPIYLHPGMFNRRGYQLPDGAVVILDDVPDVDRLTECGASPFVTTEAVNIFDGLLQVSGEIQRVTPFEQGLPGHVCWRQDNESWEPDPQIIDERFLAINVGGKGLVILTACSHAGAVNVLEHARATHPALPLHAVIGGLHLSGSTETIISPTLEALKKFNLSLIAAGHCTGWRAQAELLQTFGSSVTAPTAVGKTYFFVAN; the protein is encoded by the coding sequence ATGATCACTCTGCGGCCCGTCGACAGTCTCGAGATCTGTGTACTGGTTGACAACGCAACCGATATATTGTCGTCCCCGGGGCCGTCGGCGTCTAGTGAGCTAAGCGGCCATTTGCGACGCGGGCTGCGGAAGCTGGGTGGTAATTGTCTTTGTTGCGCCGCGCACGGTTTCTCGTGCGCGGTTACTGTGCAGAAAGGTTTAGAGAGGCGAACGGTCCTCTTCGACACAGGCCCGGAGCCGTTGATATTAATGAACAACGTGGGGCGCCTCGGTCTCGATTTCGGGACCATTGACGCGATCGTGCTTTCGCACGGACATTTCGACCATGTGGGCGCGGTTCTCGCTGCAATAAGTGCGATCCGGAGCAGGAGTGGCGGCGCCAGTCTGCCTATTTACTTACATCCGGGGATGTTCAATCGGCGCGGATACCAGTTACCGGATGGAGCGGTGGTGATCTTGGATGACGTCCCAGATGTGGACCGGCTCACGGAATGCGGCGCGAGTCCGTTCGTAACCACAGAAGCTGTCAACATATTTGACGGATTATTGCAGGTGAGTGGAGAGATACAGCGCGTCACTCCATTTGAACAAGGGTTGCCTGGACACGTCTGCTGGAGGCAAGACAACGAAAGTTGGGAGCCTGATCCACAGATCATCGATGAGCGATTTCTTGCCATTAACGTGGGCGGCAAGGGCTTGGTGATACTCACAGCTTGCTCTCACGCCGGCGCTGTCAATGTGCTTGAACACGCTCGCGCAACGCATCCCGCATTACCCCTCCATGCTGTGATTGGAGGACTGCATCTCTCGGGTAGCACCGAAACAATCATTTCGCCGACACTCGAGGCTTTGAAGAAGTTCAATCTATCGCTTATTGCCGCCGGTCACTGCACCGGTTGGCGTGCGCAAGCGGAATTGCTGCAGACATTTGGAAGTTCTGTGACGGCGCCCACCGCCGTCGGAAAGACTTATTTTTTCGTAGCAAACTAA
- a CDS encoding ABC transporter substrate-binding protein → MNPAKSLACVKATRLCYIALLSSLLLQSFSADAAVKIGVLNDQSGPYSEVSGAGSVDAARMAIEDFGGSVLGQPIELIVGDHQNRADIGLGIAKRWFDVDGVNTVVDIPNSSVALAIQSLARERKKIVLYSSAGASELTGKACSPYGIHWTYDTFAITAAPVRAAIQSGLKSWYFITVDFAFGHALQRDATRTIDLAGGKVLGATRHPFNLSDFASALLAAQASKADIIALANAGADTSNALKQAAEFGLPKAGQKVAALGLTINEVHALGLEVTQGTLLTESFYWNLDDQSRAWSDRFMQRNKKMPTMLQAGVYGAVTHYLKAVANADTTESDAVLAAMRKLPINDMMTKDGRIREDGRVLRDFHVFQVKAPSESKGPWDYYKLLKTIPADEATIPLRESQCETIKR, encoded by the coding sequence ATGAATCCGGCCAAGTCGCTAGCGTGCGTCAAGGCGACTCGGCTTTGTTACATTGCACTATTATCATCTTTACTACTCCAATCGTTCAGCGCAGACGCGGCAGTTAAGATTGGAGTGCTGAACGATCAGTCCGGTCCGTATTCGGAGGTTTCTGGCGCCGGCTCTGTGGATGCTGCCCGCATGGCGATCGAGGATTTTGGCGGCAGTGTATTGGGGCAGCCTATCGAATTGATCGTGGGAGATCACCAAAACAGGGCGGATATAGGGCTCGGCATTGCTAAACGCTGGTTCGACGTCGACGGTGTCAATACCGTCGTCGATATTCCGAACTCCAGTGTGGCACTGGCAATTCAAAGTCTTGCACGCGAGAGGAAAAAGATTGTTCTGTACTCGAGCGCCGGCGCTTCAGAGCTAACGGGGAAGGCGTGTTCGCCGTATGGAATCCATTGGACGTACGACACCTTCGCCATCACCGCTGCTCCGGTTCGTGCTGCCATTCAATCGGGCCTGAAGAGCTGGTACTTTATTACAGTGGATTTCGCCTTTGGACACGCTTTACAGCGAGACGCGACCCGGACGATTGATCTTGCGGGCGGCAAGGTGCTTGGCGCAACTCGTCACCCATTTAATCTGTCCGACTTCGCGTCTGCACTATTAGCTGCCCAGGCCTCGAAGGCTGATATCATCGCCTTAGCCAATGCTGGAGCCGACACCAGTAACGCACTTAAACAGGCCGCGGAATTTGGGCTTCCGAAGGCTGGGCAGAAAGTGGCTGCGCTTGGTCTTACGATCAACGAGGTTCACGCGCTCGGTCTAGAGGTGACTCAAGGAACGTTGCTGACTGAATCGTTCTACTGGAACCTCGACGACCAGAGCCGAGCATGGTCAGACCGATTCATGCAACGGAATAAGAAAATGCCGACGATGCTTCAGGCCGGTGTCTACGGCGCAGTGACCCACTACTTGAAAGCAGTCGCGAATGCGGACACGACAGAGTCAGATGCGGTCCTCGCCGCGATGCGGAAGCTTCCAATCAACGACATGATGACAAAAGACGGTCGGATCCGGGAAGATGGGCGTGTTTTGCGCGACTTCCACGTTTTCCAAGTAAAGGCTCCCTCTGAATCAAAGGGACCATGGGACTACTATAAGCTCCTAAAAACTATCCCGGCCGACGAGGCGACAATCCCGCTGAGAGAAAGTCAGTGCGAAACAATAAAAAGGTAA
- a CDS encoding IS91 family transposase, giving the protein MMAPVLEVADIFRRHGEAFRQARAEHLGRVERRVMGAITACRTAVLGGHVEQCDDCGATRIAYNSCRNRHCPKCQGAARAQWLAERQAELLPVPYFHVVFTLPAPAGEIAFQNKAVVYAILFRCAAETLATIAADPKHLGAQLGVTAVLHTWGQTLQHHPHLHCVVPGGGPSLDGTRWVACRPGFFLPVRVLSRLFRRLFLQELQAAFAAGQLGFFGDLAHLADPAAFTQRLAQLRRTDWVVYAKPPFGGPEQVLAYLGRYTHRVAIANSRLISLADGKVSFSWKDYRQNRKAKVMTLNADEFIRRFLLHTLPDGFHRIRHYGFLANGGRSDKIAFCRQLLTVRNPPTDQEAGDDPLTKWKIPVCPHCGGTMRRVDVVPRACARDHPFRCDTS; this is encoded by the coding sequence CTGATGGCTCCGGTTCTGGAAGTGGCGGATATCTTCCGCCGCCACGGCGAAGCGTTTCGGCAAGCCCGTGCCGAGCATCTGGGCCGCGTCGAGCGGCGCGTCATGGGCGCGATCACGGCATGCCGGACGGCTGTGCTCGGCGGCCACGTCGAGCAGTGCGATGACTGCGGCGCCACACGCATTGCCTACAACTCCTGTCGCAATCGGCATTGCCCGAAGTGCCAGGGCGCGGCGCGCGCGCAATGGCTCGCCGAACGGCAAGCCGAACTCCTTCCCGTACCGTATTTCCACGTCGTCTTCACCCTGCCGGCCCCCGCCGGAGAGATCGCCTTCCAGAACAAGGCCGTCGTCTACGCCATCCTGTTCCGCTGCGCGGCCGAGACGCTCGCCACCATCGCGGCCGACCCCAAGCATCTCGGCGCTCAGCTCGGCGTGACCGCCGTCCTCCACACCTGGGGCCAGACCCTGCAACACCATCCGCATCTCCACTGCGTCGTGCCCGGCGGTGGACCCTCGCTCGACGGCACACGCTGGGTCGCTTGCCGGCCCGGCTTCTTCCTGCCAGTACGCGTCCTCTCCCGGTTGTTCCGCCGCCTGTTTCTGCAAGAGCTGCAAGCTGCCTTCGCGGCTGGCCAGTTGGGTTTCTTTGGCGATCTCGCGCATCTGGCGGATCCCGCCGCGTTCACCCAACGCCTCGCTCAACTCCGACGGACCGACTGGGTCGTCTATGCCAAGCCGCCATTCGGCGGCCCCGAACAGGTGCTGGCTTATCTCGGCCGCTATACGCATCGCGTCGCCATCGCCAACAGCCGGCTGATCTCGCTTGCCGACGGCAAGGTCAGCTTTTCCTGGAAGGACTATCGGCAGAATCGCAAAGCCAAAGTGATGACGCTTAATGCCGATGAGTTCATTCGTCGCTTTCTCCTGCACACCCTGCCGGACGGCTTCCACCGCATCCGCCACTATGGTTTCCTCGCCAATGGCGGACGCAGCGATAAAATCGCCTTCTGCCGTCAACTCCTTACTGTCCGCAACCCTCCGACTGATCAAGAAGCCGGCGACGATCCCCTCACCAAATGGAAGATCCCCGTCTGCCCGCATTGTGGCGGCACCATGCGGCGCGTCGATGTCGTCCCGCGAGCCTGCGCCCGCGACCATCCGTTTCGTTGTGATACGTCATGA
- a CDS encoding site-specific integrase, which translates to MAEISPLRRRMIEDMTVRNLSPATQQSYLNAVAKLSRYFGRSPDRLDLEDIRAFQVHLVATGMSWPALNQIVCALRFFYGVTLGHDTVPERIAYARKPRKLPVVLSADEVVRFLEAIPSLKSRTALTTVYAAGLRVSEVVLLKVVDIDSQRMLIRVEHGKGGKDRYVMLSPQLLRILRTYWRLTRPKRWLFPGRDDERPLVPNVLHAACRSACAAAGLSKSVTVHTLRHTFATHLLENGADVRIIQVLLGHASLASTARYTQVATKTISNTPSPLDRLRLEVVPPG; encoded by the coding sequence ATGGCTGAGATCAGCCCACTTCGCCGCCGCATGATCGAGGACATGACGGTCCGCAATCTGTCACCGGCGACGCAGCAATCCTACCTCAACGCCGTAGCGAAGTTGAGCCGATATTTCGGTCGTTCTCCTGACCGCCTCGACCTGGAGGATATCCGTGCCTTCCAGGTTCATCTGGTTGCGACGGGGATGTCCTGGCCGGCGCTGAACCAGATCGTTTGCGCACTGCGGTTCTTCTACGGTGTGACCCTTGGTCATGACACCGTTCCGGAGCGCATCGCCTATGCGCGTAAACCGCGCAAACTGCCGGTCGTGCTGAGCGCCGACGAGGTCGTGCGCTTCCTGGAAGCAATCCCAAGCCTCAAGAGCCGTACCGCGCTGACCACCGTCTATGCCGCAGGCTTGCGCGTATCGGAAGTGGTCCTCTTGAAGGTTGTCGACATTGATAGCCAACGGATGTTGATCCGGGTCGAGCACGGCAAGGGCGGCAAGGACCGTTACGTTATGCTCTCGCCGCAGCTTTTGAGGATTCTGCGGACGTATTGGCGGCTCACTCGGCCAAAGCGATGGCTGTTTCCCGGCCGAGACGACGAGCGTCCGCTCGTCCCCAACGTGCTGCACGCCGCCTGCCGTTCAGCCTGCGCTGCGGCCGGCTTGAGCAAGTCGGTGACAGTGCATACGCTGCGGCACACATTCGCGACCCATCTCCTGGAGAACGGGGCCGACGTGCGCATCATCCAGGTGCTGCTCGGTCATGCCAGTCTGGCCAGCACGGCGCGCTATACCCAAGTCGCCACCAAGACCATCAGCAATACGCCAAGTCCGCTTGACCGGCTCCGCCTGGAGGTCGTGCCGCCCGGCTGA
- a CDS encoding NADP-dependent oxidoreductase, giving the protein MLRLPTCRASGFVQSNRQVRLKSRPEGIPQAEHFEIVQSVLPQIAEGEFLIQNEFLSVEPAMRGWVAAAANYSKPVEVGDVMRAFAVGTVIRSRHPEFAEGDFVVGMFGWQEYAISDGSSVSRKVKETDLPLSLALGLLGINGVTAYFGLLDIGQPRPGDTVIVSTAAGAVGSAVGQIAKLMGCRTVGITGGPAKSRLCLEEFGYDAIIDYKSDEVSEALMASCPQGGDVYFDNTAGKISDAVLPMMNVGARIVICGTASVASWDPVPIGPRVERHLLVKRARMSGFLVFDYKHRYEEAIDRIAAWVREGRILYREDIDVGIECCPDAIAKLYRGENLGKQLIRLSR; this is encoded by the coding sequence TTGCTACGCCTCCCTACATGCCGCGCCAGCGGCTTCGTTCAATCTAATCGTCAGGTTCGCTTAAAGTCACGACCGGAAGGTATACCGCAAGCTGAACATTTCGAGATCGTGCAATCTGTATTGCCGCAGATTGCTGAGGGAGAATTCTTGATTCAGAATGAATTTCTCTCGGTTGAACCCGCAATGCGAGGCTGGGTGGCAGCGGCCGCCAACTATTCCAAACCTGTCGAAGTCGGCGATGTCATGCGAGCCTTCGCTGTCGGAACGGTCATAAGATCGCGTCATCCTGAGTTTGCTGAGGGCGATTTCGTTGTCGGTATGTTTGGCTGGCAGGAATATGCCATCTCCGACGGAAGCTCGGTGTCCCGAAAAGTCAAAGAGACTGATCTGCCCTTATCTCTCGCCCTAGGTCTTCTAGGTATCAACGGGGTCACGGCGTATTTCGGCTTGTTGGATATTGGTCAGCCGCGCCCAGGAGACACGGTAATAGTGTCGACCGCCGCAGGGGCAGTCGGTTCGGCGGTGGGCCAGATTGCCAAGCTCATGGGGTGTAGAACTGTTGGAATAACTGGGGGGCCTGCGAAAAGTCGATTGTGTTTGGAGGAGTTCGGCTACGACGCGATCATAGATTATAAGTCTGATGAAGTATCTGAAGCTCTCATGGCCTCTTGCCCCCAGGGAGGCGACGTCTACTTTGATAACACGGCCGGTAAGATAAGTGATGCCGTGCTGCCAATGATGAATGTGGGCGCTCGAATCGTGATTTGCGGCACCGCATCGGTTGCGAGCTGGGATCCCGTGCCAATTGGCCCTCGCGTCGAGCGCCATCTTCTGGTGAAGCGGGCACGCATGTCAGGCTTCCTCGTGTTTGACTACAAGCATCGCTATGAAGAGGCAATTGATAGGATCGCGGCCTGGGTGAGAGAAGGCCGCATCCTATATCGCGAGGACATCGACGTTGGCATTGAGTGCTGCCCTGACGCGATCGCCAAGCTCTATCGTGGCGAAAATCTTGGCAAGCAACTCATCCGTCTTTCCAGATAG
- a CDS encoding dienelactone hydrolase family protein has product MTRLLGSFVVMIVLALTSSADAQSLSKDVASRIEAIPIQTLTLSDEQFLKGVPAGEPVTIAGTLRVAQGEGRLPLVVFVAGSGGFAPNTDVWGRAFERMGISTFIMDSFAARGIVSTVYDQSLFGRLNGILDLYRSLSVLAAHPRVDPSRIAVMGFSRGGHVALYASMKRFQRMWNVGGIEPAAYIALYPSCFINYVSDSDVSDHPIRIFHGTSDDYVESGPCRSYVARTQLQGKDIKITEFTDTWHAFYFPNLPRVPVVVKNAQATHCVLKEVPIGTIVNVNTQQPFKSTDDCVQRSPHVAYSSSSTQATEEAIKTLLATTFKLN; this is encoded by the coding sequence ATGACGCGTTTACTTGGCAGCTTTGTCGTTATGATCGTGTTGGCATTAACTTCGTCGGCCGATGCGCAATCCTTGTCTAAAGACGTTGCCTCACGCATAGAGGCGATTCCCATTCAGACTTTGACTTTGTCGGACGAACAATTTCTAAAAGGAGTACCTGCTGGCGAGCCGGTAACGATTGCGGGCACGCTCAGGGTGGCTCAAGGCGAAGGTCGCCTTCCGCTCGTAGTATTCGTGGCAGGCTCCGGCGGCTTTGCACCCAACACCGATGTTTGGGGCAGGGCGTTCGAGAGAATGGGTATCTCTACTTTCATCATGGATTCGTTCGCGGCGCGCGGAATCGTAAGTACGGTTTATGATCAATCGCTTTTTGGCCGGCTCAACGGGATCCTTGATTTATATCGCAGCCTGAGTGTGCTCGCGGCGCATCCCAGAGTAGATCCAAGCCGCATCGCAGTTATGGGGTTTTCGCGCGGCGGGCACGTCGCACTATATGCGAGTATGAAACGATTTCAAAGGATGTGGAATGTTGGGGGTATTGAGCCTGCAGCTTACATTGCACTCTATCCGTCGTGCTTCATCAATTACGTTTCGGACAGCGACGTAAGTGATCATCCGATCCGTATCTTTCACGGCACTTCCGACGACTACGTTGAGAGTGGTCCTTGTCGCTCGTATGTTGCACGAACGCAGCTGCAGGGAAAGGATATCAAAATCACCGAGTTTACGGATACTTGGCACGCATTTTACTTTCCCAATCTCCCGCGCGTTCCAGTCGTCGTTAAAAACGCGCAGGCAACGCATTGCGTTTTGAAGGAGGTGCCAATCGGAACTATTGTGAATGTAAACACGCAGCAGCCGTTCAAAAGTACCGATGATTGCGTACAACGCAGTCCCCACGTTGCTTATTCATCCTCCTCCACGCAAGCAACGGAGGAAGCCATTAAGACGTTGCTGGCGACCACGTTCAAGCTGAACTGA